A genomic region of Aureimonas populi contains the following coding sequences:
- a CDS encoding ABC transporter ATP-binding protein — protein MGDLILKVRGLRAGYGHVEVIPDLSLDMRAGQVVTILGPNGAGKSTLLNALMGALPSRGSVECFGEAFDRLDVEERVGRGLSLVPERRELFVTMSVEDNLKLGGFRLRRQGREAQRLERMWALFPRLLERRKQLAGTLSGGERQMLAMARALMGEPRLLMLDEPSLGLAPLIVQDILSIVSELRSLGVSILLVEQNARAALRIADYGYVLEGGRVVLEGAARDLEGDARVIETYLGTKALSRAAAPA, from the coding sequence ATGGGCGATCTCATCCTCAAGGTTCGCGGCCTTCGAGCCGGCTACGGCCATGTCGAGGTCATTCCCGATTTGTCGCTCGACATGCGCGCGGGCCAGGTCGTCACCATCCTGGGGCCGAACGGCGCGGGCAAGTCCACCCTTCTGAACGCCCTGATGGGCGCCCTGCCCTCGCGCGGCTCGGTGGAGTGCTTCGGGGAGGCGTTCGACCGGCTCGACGTGGAAGAGCGCGTCGGACGCGGCCTCAGCCTCGTGCCCGAGCGGCGGGAGCTGTTCGTGACCATGAGCGTGGAGGACAATCTCAAGCTCGGCGGCTTCCGCCTGCGCCGCCAGGGGCGCGAGGCGCAGCGTCTGGAGCGGATGTGGGCATTGTTCCCCCGGCTTCTGGAGCGGCGGAAGCAGCTTGCGGGCACGCTTTCGGGTGGAGAGCGGCAGATGCTGGCCATGGCCCGGGCGCTGATGGGCGAGCCGAGGCTCCTGATGCTGGACGAGCCGAGCCTGGGCCTCGCGCCGCTGATCGTGCAGGACATCCTGTCCATCGTATCGGAGCTGCGCTCGCTCGGCGTTTCCATCCTGCTGGTGGAGCAGAACGCGCGGGCGGCTCTGCGCATCGCCGATTACGGCTATGTGCTGGAGGGCGGGCGCGTGGTGCTGGAGGGGGCCGCGCGCGACCTGGAAGGCGACGCGCGCGTGATCGAGACCTATCTCGGCACCAAGGCGCTCTCGCGCGCGGCCGCGCCCGCCTGA
- a CDS encoding ABC transporter permease subunit has product MRKVLPLLALALAAALVPLVPGFPPFWVTLLCYIAIFAIVAIGIVILTGVANILSFGQAMFMGIGAYTTAVLTTRYGVSPWLGLPAAILVTGILSLFVGAITLRLHGHYLAVATIAWNMSFFYLAGNLDFLRRYDGISGIPPLRFLGTSLSDPRDFWYLALAALVLVVAMTAKLLDSRIGRAVRSLRGGALAAESFGIDTYRARVFAFVYAGILAAVAGWLYAHLQRAVNPSPFSLNASIDFLLMAVAGGVGHIGGAILGAGLVTIVRDQLQGILPGLIGAQGNFEIIVFGAVLILILQFSPEGLWPHVRNLFSRRRREKTRDLAGAGPLEKRAQPQRGRPLLTVEGLRKQFGGLVAVDDIGFDIRAGEIVGLIGPNGAGKSTSFNLITGVLSPTAGAVTLAGEAISGRPARAIARRGVARTFQHVKLVHGMSVIDNVAIGAHLRGRAGPLRGILGLDADEEARLYAEARRQIARVGLAAHEGAVATDLALGQQRLVEIARALCLDPVLLLLDEPAAGLRHAEKEALAGLLGTLRAEGMAVLLVEHDMDFVMGLTDRLVVMNFGSELAKGRPAEVQANPAVIEAYLGAA; this is encoded by the coding sequence ATGCGCAAGGTCCTGCCGCTTCTCGCCCTGGCGCTCGCCGCCGCGCTGGTGCCGCTCGTGCCTGGATTCCCGCCCTTCTGGGTTACGCTCCTGTGCTACATCGCGATCTTCGCGATCGTGGCCATCGGCATCGTGATCCTCACCGGGGTGGCGAACATCCTGTCCTTCGGGCAGGCGATGTTCATGGGCATCGGCGCCTACACGACCGCCGTCCTCACCACTCGCTACGGGGTCTCGCCGTGGCTCGGCCTGCCGGCGGCGATCCTCGTCACCGGAATTCTGAGCCTGTTCGTGGGGGCCATCACCCTGCGCCTGCACGGCCATTACCTGGCGGTCGCCACCATCGCCTGGAACATGAGCTTCTTCTACCTGGCGGGCAATCTCGACTTCCTGCGCCGCTATGACGGCATTTCCGGCATCCCGCCGCTGCGCTTCCTCGGCACCAGCCTGTCGGACCCGCGGGACTTCTGGTATCTGGCGCTCGCGGCGCTCGTCCTCGTGGTGGCGATGACGGCCAAGCTTCTCGATTCGCGCATCGGCCGCGCGGTGCGCTCGCTCCGGGGCGGGGCACTGGCGGCCGAATCCTTCGGCATCGACACCTATCGCGCGCGCGTCTTCGCCTTCGTCTATGCCGGCATCCTGGCCGCCGTCGCGGGCTGGCTCTACGCCCATCTCCAGCGCGCGGTGAACCCCTCGCCCTTCAGCCTCAACGCCTCCATCGACTTCCTGCTGATGGCGGTGGCCGGGGGCGTGGGGCATATCGGCGGGGCCATCCTCGGGGCCGGCCTCGTCACCATCGTGCGCGACCAGTTGCAAGGCATCCTGCCCGGGCTGATCGGCGCGCAGGGCAATTTTGAGATCATCGTCTTCGGCGCGGTGCTGATCCTCATCCTGCAATTCTCCCCGGAAGGCCTCTGGCCGCATGTGAGAAACCTGTTCTCCCGCCGCCGGCGCGAGAAGACGCGAGACCTCGCAGGCGCCGGGCCCCTGGAAAAGCGCGCGCAGCCGCAGCGAGGCCGGCCGCTTCTGACCGTCGAGGGCCTGCGCAAGCAGTTCGGCGGGCTCGTGGCGGTCGACGATATCGGCTTCGACATCCGCGCGGGCGAGATCGTGGGGCTGATCGGGCCGAACGGCGCGGGCAAGAGCACGAGCTTCAACCTGATCACCGGCGTCCTTTCGCCGACGGCCGGGGCGGTGACGCTGGCGGGCGAAGCCATTTCCGGCCGCCCCGCGCGCGCCATCGCCCGGCGCGGGGTCGCGCGCACCTTCCAGCACGTCAAGCTGGTCCACGGCATGAGCGTGATCGACAACGTGGCCATCGGCGCGCATCTGCGCGGCCGCGCCGGCCCCCTCCGGGGCATTCTGGGACTCGACGCGGACGAGGAAGCCCGGCTCTATGCCGAGGCACGGCGGCAGATCGCGCGCGTGGGGCTGGCCGCGCACGAGGGCGCGGTCGCGACCGACCTGGCGCTCGGCCAGCAGCGGCTGGTGGAGATCGCCCGTGCGCTGTGCCTCGATCCGGTGCTGCTTCTGCTCGACGAGCCGGCCGCCGGGCTGCGCCATGCGGAAAAGGAAGCGCTTGCCGGTCTTCTGGGCACCCTGCGCGCCGAGGGCATGGCCGTTCTCCTCGTGGAGCACGACATGGATTTCGTGATGGGCCTGACGGACCGCCTCGTGGTGATGAATTTCGGCTCCGAGCTCGCCAAGGGCCGCCCGGCCGAGGTGCAGGCGAACCCCGCCGTCATCGAAGCCTATCTGGGAGCGGCTTGA
- a CDS encoding branched-chain amino acid ABC transporter permease, giving the protein MDFSIFLILLQDGVVNGAIYALLALGLVLIFTVTRIVFVPIGDFVSYGALTLAALEAGRAPGTVWLLLILGGLSTLISFWFARNGLTAARVARILGEGVVLPLVVFLAIRTFSFAEGSQYVRVLAALAVVTPIGLYLYNIVYRPIAHASVLVLLVVSVALHLAMVGLGLVFFGAEGSGTQPLSTLTLELGPLFLTGQAIAVVAVTLALIAGLFVFFDRTLMGKALRATAVNRLGARLVGVSPVLCGKLGFVLATAIATLSGILVSSLTTIYYDTGFIIALKGFVAAIVGGLVSYPISALAAVLVGVVEAFSSFYASAFKEVIIFMMIIPVLLWRSFRTPVVEDEE; this is encoded by the coding sequence TTGGACTTCAGCATCTTCCTCATCCTCCTGCAGGACGGCGTCGTGAACGGCGCGATCTACGCACTTCTGGCGCTCGGCCTCGTCCTGATCTTCACCGTCACGCGCATCGTGTTCGTGCCCATCGGGGACTTCGTCTCCTATGGCGCCCTCACGCTCGCCGCGCTGGAGGCGGGGCGAGCGCCGGGAACGGTCTGGCTGCTCCTCATCCTCGGCGGTCTCTCCACGCTGATCTCTTTCTGGTTCGCCAGAAACGGCCTCACGGCGGCGCGCGTGGCGCGCATTCTCGGCGAGGGCGTCGTGCTGCCGCTCGTCGTGTTCCTGGCCATCCGCACCTTCTCCTTCGCGGAGGGTTCGCAATATGTGCGCGTGCTGGCGGCGCTCGCGGTCGTCACGCCCATCGGCCTCTATCTCTACAACATCGTCTATCGCCCCATCGCCCATGCCAGCGTGCTGGTGCTGCTCGTCGTCTCCGTGGCGCTGCATCTGGCCATGGTCGGGCTCGGCCTCGTCTTCTTCGGCGCGGAAGGGTCCGGCACCCAGCCGCTTTCCACGCTCACGCTCGAACTGGGGCCCTTGTTCCTCACCGGCCAGGCCATCGCCGTCGTCGCCGTCACGCTCGCGCTGATCGCGGGGCTCTTCGTGTTCTTCGACCGCACGCTGATGGGCAAGGCGCTGCGCGCCACGGCCGTCAACCGGCTGGGGGCGCGGCTCGTCGGCGTCTCGCCGGTGCTGTGCGGCAAGCTCGGCTTCGTGCTCGCCACCGCCATCGCGACGCTGTCGGGCATCCTCGTGTCGTCGCTCACGACGATCTACTACGACACGGGCTTCATCATCGCGCTGAAGGGCTTCGTGGCGGCCATCGTCGGCGGGCTCGTCAGCTACCCGATCTCGGCGCTCGCGGCCGTCCTCGTGGGCGTGGTGGAGGCCTTCTCCTCCTTCTACGCCAGCGCCTTCAAGGAAGTGATCATCTTCATGATGATCATCCCCGTTCTCCTGTGGCGCTCCTTCCGGACGCCCGTGGTGGAAGACGAGGAGTAG
- a CDS encoding ABC transporter substrate-binding protein, whose protein sequence is MKALFAALLGTAALVVPATAQTVKIGAVISETGPGASLGIPEANSLRLLPTEVDGHDIQYIILDDGSDATRAVTAMRKLVAEDRVDAVIGSSVTPASLAMVEVAGELQVPTISLAGSAAIVTPVEGAREWMFKTAQNDALMAGAIADHMAANEVETVGIIAFSDSYGDNWISVVTPLLEEKGIEIVASERYARTDTSVTGQMLRVTSSRPDAVFVIGAGTPAVLPQQALVQRNYQGLVYQTHGVANSDFLRVGGAAVNGAIMPVGPVVVAEQLPDDHPSKEAAVAYKESYEAAHGAGSVSAFGSYAHDAGILLQNAIPVAARSAEPGTPEFRAALRDALEGLSDVTYVNGVATMSPTDHIGQDERARVIVTIEDGGWKLLP, encoded by the coding sequence ATGAAAGCTTTGTTTGCCGCCCTTCTGGGGACGGCCGCTCTGGTCGTGCCCGCAACCGCGCAGACGGTGAAGATCGGCGCGGTGATCTCCGAGACCGGCCCCGGCGCCTCGCTGGGCATCCCGGAGGCGAATTCGCTGCGCCTTTTGCCCACCGAGGTCGACGGGCACGACATCCAGTACATCATCCTCGACGACGGGTCTGACGCCACGCGCGCCGTGACCGCCATGCGCAAGCTCGTCGCGGAGGATCGCGTGGACGCGGTGATCGGCTCCAGCGTCACGCCGGCCTCGCTGGCCATGGTGGAGGTGGCGGGCGAGCTTCAGGTTCCCACCATCTCGCTCGCCGGCTCCGCCGCCATCGTCACGCCGGTCGAGGGCGCGCGCGAATGGATGTTCAAGACCGCCCAGAACGACGCGCTGATGGCCGGGGCCATCGCAGACCACATGGCGGCCAACGAGGTCGAAACGGTCGGCATCATCGCCTTCAGCGATTCCTACGGCGACAACTGGATCAGCGTCGTTACCCCGCTCCTGGAGGAGAAGGGCATCGAGATCGTGGCCAGCGAGCGATACGCCCGCACCGATACCAGCGTGACCGGGCAGATGCTGCGCGTCACCTCCTCCCGGCCCGACGCGGTGTTCGTGATCGGCGCGGGAACCCCGGCCGTCCTGCCGCAGCAGGCGCTGGTCCAGCGCAACTACCAGGGCCTCGTCTACCAGACGCATGGCGTGGCTAATTCCGATTTCCTGCGGGTGGGCGGCGCGGCCGTCAACGGCGCCATCATGCCGGTGGGCCCGGTGGTGGTGGCCGAGCAACTTCCGGACGACCACCCCTCGAAGGAGGCTGCCGTCGCCTACAAGGAATCCTACGAGGCGGCCCACGGGGCTGGCTCCGTCTCGGCCTTCGGCTCCTACGCGCACGATGCCGGCATCCTCCTGCAGAACGCCATTCCGGTGGCCGCCCGGAGCGCGGAGCCGGGAACGCCGGAGTTCCGCGCCGCGCTGCGCGACGCGCTGGAGGGGCTCAGCGACGTGACCTATGTCAACGGCGTCGCCACCATGAGCCCCACCGACCATATCGGCCAGGACGAGCGCGCCCGCGTCATCGTCACCATCGAGGACGGCGGCTGGAAGCTCCTGCCCTGA
- a CDS encoding dihydrolipoamide acetyltransferase family protein, with the protein MSARETDAAIDVTAPVEQEGTKAVVRAWLKTVGEHVAEGEALVELETDKVAVEVPSPASGMLVEIVLVTDEAAAPGAVLGRISPGESGSVEALPPESAPDRPAPPAAGCASISDFDPALRLSPSVRKLLMETGLDPAGLDGTGKDGRLTRADVAAAAGAPAPEVAKPAPGPAARPAPGPAGRRVPHSPMRRRIAEHMAHSVAVAPHVTAVFEADLSAILAHRARHKAALAQKGVGLTPTAYFIAASVEAMKAAPAINSRWHEDALELFDDCNIGIGTALAGGEGLIVPVVERAQTLSLEGIAARLTELTGKARAGRLAREDVRNGTFTISNHGVSGSILASPIVINQPQSAILGVGKMEKRAVVRQVEGTDALLIRPMAYVTLTIDHRVVDGAEANAWLTRFVEVLEGWREG; encoded by the coding sequence ATGAGCGCCCGGGAGACAGACGCCGCCATCGACGTGACCGCGCCGGTGGAGCAGGAAGGCACGAAGGCCGTGGTGCGCGCCTGGCTGAAGACGGTGGGCGAGCACGTTGCCGAAGGCGAGGCGCTGGTCGAGCTGGAAACGGACAAGGTTGCCGTCGAGGTGCCCTCCCCGGCTTCGGGAATGCTTGTCGAGATCGTCCTTGTCACCGACGAGGCCGCCGCGCCGGGCGCGGTGCTCGGGCGCATCTCCCCCGGTGAAAGCGGCTCGGTCGAAGCGCTCCCGCCCGAGAGCGCTCCTGACCGGCCCGCCCCTCCGGCAGCCGGGTGCGCCTCCATCTCCGATTTCGACCCCGCACTGCGGCTCTCTCCCTCCGTGCGCAAGCTGCTGATGGAGACCGGGCTCGACCCCGCGGGCCTCGACGGCACCGGCAAGGACGGCCGGCTGACACGCGCGGACGTCGCGGCCGCCGCCGGCGCGCCGGCGCCCGAAGTGGCGAAGCCCGCGCCCGGCCCAGCCGCCCGGCCCGCGCCGGGGCCTGCGGGGAGACGCGTGCCGCATAGCCCGATGCGCCGGCGGATCGCCGAGCATATGGCGCATTCGGTGGCGGTCGCGCCGCACGTCACGGCGGTGTTCGAGGCCGATCTGTCGGCCATCCTCGCCCATCGCGCGCGCCACAAGGCGGCCCTGGCCCAGAAGGGCGTCGGCCTGACGCCCACGGCCTATTTCATCGCAGCCAGCGTGGAGGCGATGAAGGCGGCGCCTGCCATCAACAGCCGCTGGCACGAGGACGCGCTGGAGCTTTTCGACGATTGCAATATCGGCATCGGAACCGCCCTCGCCGGGGGCGAGGGCCTGATCGTGCCGGTGGTGGAGCGCGCCCAGACCCTGTCGCTGGAAGGGATCGCCGCGCGCCTGACCGAACTGACCGGCAAGGCGCGCGCCGGCCGGCTGGCGCGCGAGGACGTGCGCAACGGCACCTTCACCATTTCCAACCACGGCGTGTCCGGCTCGATCCTGGCCAGCCCCATCGTCATCAACCAACCGCAATCGGCCATCCTGGGCGTGGGCAAGATGGAAAAGCGCGCCGTCGTGCGGCAGGTGGAGGGCACGGATGCGCTGCTCATCCGTCCCATGGCCTATGTCACCCTCACCATCGACCATCGGGTGGTGGACGGGGCCGAGGCCAATGCGTGGCTGACGCGCTTCGTGGAGGTGCTGGAAGGCTGGCGCGAGGGCTGA